A genomic window from Gammaproteobacteria bacterium includes:
- a CDS encoding TRAP transporter large permease subunit, which yields MALLLFVTVVVVIMAGYPVAFTLAGVSLLFALVGAALGLFEPGFLNAIPSRIYGIITNETLIAVPVFVFMGVVLQKSRLADDLLLAGADLLRRMSGGLGISVVLIGALLAATTGIVGATVTTMGLLSLPAMLKRGYHPAIACGTICTAGTLGQIIPPSLVLVLLGDVLSSAYQQAQLNQGIFSPDTVSVADLFAGALVPGVLLIVLYSAWLFVAALFRPQWMPAAPRASSAARDGADWMRLAKALAPTLSLIIVVLGSILGGLATPTEAASVGAVGALLLAAARGNFPRAQLRDSARSTVRITCMVFMILIGATFFSLVFRGFGGDDAVHRMLTGFDGGLMTTMIVVMLLMFLLGFVLDFIEITFVVVPIVGPVLLAMGADPVWLGIMIAVNLQTSFLTPPFGFSLFYLRGVAPRSIETRQIYRGVAPFIGLQLLALLALALWPGLATWLPSVLLR from the coding sequence GTGGCGCTGCTGCTTTTTGTGACGGTGGTCGTCGTCATCATGGCCGGTTACCCGGTCGCTTTCACGCTGGCCGGCGTGTCGCTGCTGTTTGCGCTGGTTGGCGCGGCGCTGGGGCTGTTTGAGCCGGGTTTTCTGAACGCGATTCCAAGCCGCATCTACGGCATCATCACCAACGAGACGCTGATTGCGGTGCCGGTGTTTGTGTTCATGGGCGTCGTCCTGCAGAAAAGCCGCCTCGCCGACGACCTGCTGCTGGCCGGCGCCGACCTGCTGCGGCGAATGTCCGGCGGGCTGGGCATTTCGGTTGTGCTGATTGGCGCGCTGCTGGCCGCGACCACCGGCATTGTCGGCGCCACTGTGACGACGATGGGGCTGCTGTCGCTGCCGGCGATGCTGAAGCGCGGCTACCACCCGGCCATCGCCTGCGGCACCATCTGCACCGCCGGCACATTGGGGCAGATTATTCCGCCTTCGCTGGTGCTGGTGCTGCTCGGCGATGTGCTGTCAAGCGCCTACCAGCAGGCGCAATTGAACCAGGGCATTTTCTCGCCCGACACCGTGTCGGTGGCGGATTTGTTCGCCGGCGCGCTGGTGCCGGGCGTGCTGCTGATTGTGCTCTATTCGGCGTGGCTGTTCGTGGCGGCGCTGTTCAGGCCGCAGTGGATGCCGGCGGCGCCGCGCGCGTCTTCGGCGGCGCGCGACGGCGCCGACTGGATGCGGCTTGCGAAGGCGCTGGCGCCGACCTTGTCGCTGATTATCGTCGTGCTCGGCTCGATACTCGGCGGGCTGGCGACGCCGACCGAGGCGGCGTCGGTCGGCGCCGTCGGCGCGCTGCTGCTGGCCGCCGCCAGGGGCAATTTCCCGCGCGCGCAACTGCGCGACTCGGCGCGCTCGACGGTGCGGATTACCTGCATGGTGTTCATGATACTGATTGGGGCGACCTTCTTCTCGCTGGTGTTTCGCGGCTTCGGCGGCGACGACGCCGTGCACCGGATGCTGACCGGCTTTGACGGCGGGCTGATGACGACGATGATCGTCGTCATGCTGCTGATGTTTCTGCTGGGCTTTGTGCTCGACTTTATCGAGATTACATTCGTCGTCGTGCCGATTGTCGGGCCGGTGCTGCTGGCGATGGGCGCCGACCCGGTGTGGCTCGGCATCATGATCGCGGTCAATTTGCAGACCTCGTTTCTGACGCCGCCGTTCGGGTTTTCGCTGTTCTACCTGCGCGGGGTCGCGCCGCGCTCCATCGAGACGCGGCAGATTTACCGGGGCGTGGCGCCGTTCATCGGCCTGCAACTGCTGGCGCTGCTGGCGCTCGCGCTGTGGCCGGGGCTGGCGACCTGGTTACCGTCGGTGCTGCTTCGCTAA